The following nucleotide sequence is from Candidatus Krumholzibacteriia bacterium.
CAACAAGCCGTCGGCGTGACGCGGCGAGGCCACGAACTCGATCCCGAAGCGGCCCAGGTCGAACACCACCGTGTTCAGCACGTTCACCTCGGACTCGCAGGCATTGCAGCCGCCGGCACTCACCTGACGCAGCCGCAGCGAGCGCCCGAGCACGCGCCGCAAGCGGGTGTGCATCGCTTGCGCCAGCTTCTGGCTGGTGCCGCGCAGCACGAGATCGTCACGCTGCGACGCCGCCACACGGTACTCGGCGCTGTAGGCGATGGCGCCCGTCGGACAGGCGTCCACACAATCGGTGCAGAAGAGGCAGCGGCCGAGATCGAGGGCGAGACGCTCGTCGAGCCCCGCGCCCACTCCTCCGAGAATGATGGCCTGGGTGGGACAAGCGTCGGCACAGGCTCGGCACCCGTCGACGCACTTCGCCGCTTCCAGCATGGGCCGGCCGCGGAAGCGCTCCGGAAGCGGAGAGGAGGTGGGCGGGAACGCGAGTGTGCGCCGCCCCTGACGCAGCCGCTCCACGAGAATCCTCAGCATCGCACGCTCCTCATCGTCAGGGGCACAGCGTCACAGATCGTGGCCGCAGTACGACAGATCGAAGCTCTTGTTGCACAGCGGGAAGTCCGAGATCTGCTGTTGCCGCATTGCCATCGATAAACCCGCCCAGTTGCGGAACGAGGGATCCACCACCTTGTAGCGCGCGAAGGCGCCGGCCGCGTCGGTGCTGGCCACATGGCAAACCTCGCCTCTCCAGCCCTCGACCACCGAGACCGCGACTGCCTCCGGCCCCAGCGAGCCGATCTCGGCTCGCAGCGATCCAGCCGGGAGCTCCTCCAGCAACCGGCGTATGAGGTCGAGACTCGTCTGCATCTCCTGCCAGCGCAACTGGGCGCGGGCGTAAACATCCCCTTCGGCGCATGTCGCCACCGGCACCTCGAGGACGCGCCAAGCGCCGGAGGGGAAATCCCGGCGGGCGTCGATCGCGAGCCCCGAAGCGCGCGCTGTCGGGCCCACCAGTCCGAGCTGCATGCAAGTGTCGTAGGGCAGCGTGCCGATATTCTCGAAACGCCCCCGCACCGCCGACGTTTCGAAGAGCAGGCGCACGGCGCCCGACACGTCGTGTCGGAGGGTGTCCAGGCGCTGCAGACAGTCGACAACGAGGGCCGCGCTCAGGTCGAAACCCACCCCGCCCGGCCGCAGCATGCCCCGCCCGAAGCGGCTGCCGCACAGCGTTGCCGTCAAGTTGAGGAAATCGCCGCGGAGGCGGCCGCAAAACGACGCCGTCGGCAAGAAGCCGATGTCCTGCGCCAGCGCCCCGAGAGCACCGGTGTGGCCGGCGAGCCGCTCGAGCTCGAGCGCCACGGCGCGGAGCGACTGGGCGCGCGGCGGCGCCTCACAACCCGCCAGCGCTTCCAGCGCCAAACAATAGGCCGTGGCGTGCCCGATCGTCGTGTCCCCGGCCAGCGTCTCCATCTGATGGATGGTGCGCTTGCTGGGACCACCCACGAGCGCCCGTTCGACGCCGCGGTGCTGGTAGCCGAGGGCGATCTCGAGGTGCAGAACCTTTTCGCCGTCGCACTGGAAGCGAAAGTGCCCCGGCTCGATGATGCCGGCGTGGATCGGTCCCACCGCCACCTCGTGCACCCCTGGACCGGCGACGGTGAAGAACTCCTGCACTCCGGGAAACGGTGGCTGCGGCTGGGCTCCGTCGGCGCCGTGGACGGAGGGCGCCCCGGGCTCGGGGCGCTGGAAGCGCACCGGCTTGAGCCACGGGTGGCCCTGCGGCTCGAGCCCGTATTGCTCGGCGATCTCCCGCTCGAAGGACCCGGCCTGCGGGCACTCCGGCGTGAGCGACGGATAGGCGTCCCGCGCTTCGGACGAGAGCAACTCGAGCTCACCGCGATCACGGTTGCCGAGCACCGCTAGGAGGCGTACGACTCCACCCAGCTCCGGCACGCCGAAGAACGCCATCAAACTACGACGGCCCGCCACCTCCTGGGCGATGCGCCGGCGGAAGTCGTCCATCGGCAGCCGAGTGACCGCTGCCATGGCAACGGCCTCGCCCGGGCGCACGATGCACGTGGCGCCCACCGGCATCACCAACCTCCCAGCGCCTGCGCCACCGCACGCAGCAAGTCCTGCAACGCCGCGGGCAGCGCGAGCCCGAGACCCAGCGCGGCGAGCGCCAGGAGCGCGATCGGCGCCATCGACCACAGTGATTCGCCCTGCAAGCGAGCGGACACGAGGGCGCCGAAGTCACTCCCGGGCGGGGATGGCGTCGCCGCGCCCGAAACGGGTGCCGGTGTGCCCTGTGCCATGCGCAACACCGTGGTCGCCATGCCGACGAAGATGATGACGAGGAGCAGCAGGTACGCCGCCGCCACCACGTTGCGCCCCTGGTCGAGCGCCCCTTTCAGAATGCCGAACTCGCTCAGGAAGGTGCCGAACGGCGGCGAACCGTTGATGGCGAAGAAGCCGAGCAGCCAGAAAACTCCGGTCGCCGGCAGGAACCGTAGGATGCCCCGCACCTCGTGCGACGCTTTCGTCTTGTAGGCGGTCACGATGTTGCCGGCCACAAGGAAGAGCATCCCTTTCACCAGCGAATGATTGATGGCGTGCAGCACCGCGGCGAAGGCCGCGCTTCCGCCCAGCCCGACGCCGAGCGACAAGATCCCCATGTGCTCGACACTCGAGTAGGCGAGCATCCTCTTGTAGTCCCTCTGGCCCACCAAGAAGACGGCGGCCACTGCCATCGAGGCGAGGCCGAAACCGAGCAACAGCCCGCGGACCAGATCGCCGAGCCCCGCTGCCAGGCACACCTGGACGGCGCGCAGGATCCCGAGGAAAGCGCAGTTCAACAGCGCCCCGGAGAGCAGCGCCGAGACCACCGACGGCGCTTCGCTGTGCGCATCCGGCAGCCAGGTGTGCAGCGGCGCCAGTCCCATCTTGGTGCCGTAGCCCACGAGCAGCAGGATGAAGGCGGCGCGCAGCCACTCGGAATGCAGCGTCGGGGCGCGCTGGAGGAGATCTGCGAGCAGCATCGAGGCGGGTCCGCCGTTGCCGTCCGCGGCCGCCACCGAGAGGAACAAGAAACCGAGAAGCGCCACGGCAATGCCGACCGAACAGATCATCAGGTATTTCCAGGTAGCCTCCAGCGAGCGCCGGTGGCGATGGAAGTAGATGAGGGGAGCACTCGCGAGCGTCGTGGTTTCGATCCCGACCCAAAGGAGACCGAAGTGCTGGCACAGAGTCACAAAGGACATGGAGGCGAGGAAGAACAGCAGGCAACCGACGAAAACTGCCTCCGGGGCGTTCGAGAACAGCAGGCCCTCCTGGAAGTCGGTGCGGTCGCCGTGCTGCTCGCGCCCGAGGTAGCCGACGGCGTAGACAGCCACCGCCAGGAAAAGAGCGCTCGTGATGCTCAGGAACAGCAGCCCCGTCGCGTCGAGGGCCAACCAGCCGTGCCATGTCGGCTCCGCCGGCGCGAACCACAGGCTCAGCACGAGGCTCGCGTGGGCCGCCGCCACCAGAGGCAGCAAGGCGCGGCGCAGGCGGACGCGCCGCACCAGGAAGGCCAGGAGGCCGGCCGCTGCCGGCAGGAAAACGAGGAGCTGGAGCCGCATGCTCAGCCTTTCAGAGTCGAGATCCTCGCCACGTCGATGGAGTCGAACTCGTTGCTGATGTGATGCACCGCGATGCCCATGACGAACACAGCGACGAGCACATCGAGGAGAATCCCGAGCTCCACCCAGAGGGAGCCTCCATGCGTCACGGTCACGGCG
It contains:
- a CDS encoding proton-conducting transporter membrane subunit; the protein is MRLQLLVFLPAAAGLLAFLVRRVRLRRALLPLVAAAHASLVLSLWFAPAEPTWHGWLALDATGLLFLSITSALFLAVAVYAVGYLGREQHGDRTDFQEGLLFSNAPEAVFVGCLLFFLASMSFVTLCQHFGLLWVGIETTTLASAPLIYFHRHRRSLEATWKYLMICSVGIAVALLGFLFLSVAAADGNGGPASMLLADLLQRAPTLHSEWLRAAFILLLVGYGTKMGLAPLHTWLPDAHSEAPSVVSALLSGALLNCAFLGILRAVQVCLAAGLGDLVRGLLLGFGLASMAVAAVFLVGQRDYKRMLAYSSVEHMGILSLGVGLGGSAAFAAVLHAINHSLVKGMLFLVAGNIVTAYKTKASHEVRGILRFLPATGVFWLLGFFAINGSPPFGTFLSEFGILKGALDQGRNVVAAAYLLLLVIIFVGMATTVLRMAQGTPAPVSGAATPSPPGSDFGALVSARLQGESLWSMAPIALLALAALGLGLALPAALQDLLRAVAQALGGW
- a CDS encoding NADH-quinone oxidoreductase subunit C, whose translation is MAAVTRLPMDDFRRRIAQEVAGRRSLMAFFGVPELGGVVRLLAVLGNRDRGELELLSSEARDAYPSLTPECPQAGSFEREIAEQYGLEPQGHPWLKPVRFQRPEPGAPSVHGADGAQPQPPFPGVQEFFTVAGPGVHEVAVGPIHAGIIEPGHFRFQCDGEKVLHLEIALGYQHRGVERALVGGPSKRTIHQMETLAGDTTIGHATAYCLALEALAGCEAPPRAQSLRAVALELERLAGHTGALGALAQDIGFLPTASFCGRLRGDFLNLTATLCGSRFGRGMLRPGGVGFDLSAALVVDCLQRLDTLRHDVSGAVRLLFETSAVRGRFENIGTLPYDTCMQLGLVGPTARASGLAIDARRDFPSGAWRVLEVPVATCAEGDVYARAQLRWQEMQTSLDLIRRLLEELPAGSLRAEIGSLGPEAVAVSVVEGWRGEVCHVASTDAAGAFARYKVVDPSFRNWAGLSMAMRQQQISDFPLCNKSFDLSYCGHDL
- a CDS encoding 4Fe-4S dicluster domain-containing protein; translation: MLRILVERLRQGRRTLAFPPTSSPLPERFRGRPMLEAAKCVDGCRACADACPTQAIILGGVGAGLDERLALDLGRCLFCTDCVDACPTGAIAYSAEYRVAASQRDDLVLRGTSQKLAQAMHTRLRRVLGRSLRLRQVSAGGCNACESEVNVLNTVVFDLGRFGIEFVASPRHADGLLITGPVTENMRLALEKAYDAVPEPRLVIAVGACAISGGPYAGHPEVHDGVAGIPVDLYVPGCPPHPLSILDGLLRLLGKIEATA